Proteins encoded by one window of Anaerosalibacter sp. Marseille-P3206:
- a CDS encoding methyl-accepting chemotaxis protein, whose product MKLKGKIVLFTVLICVVSILSVSIINYELSIKKLEEEVNEKVQIETIGVAKDIDKWMAMQKDSLYEISENMIVNNNFEYDFARDYLKKAGERNSGNLYYMSFSDKEFIDGSGWIPDSSFDPTSRDWYVEAIGNNDFYISEPYVDARTKGMVITISKAFKTLSGRTGVVASDIQIDYLVDLISSVEVGEGSYAFLMDDKGNIVTHQNEEFKASEDASINVNDVLDGKLNNIIEKENMGIRSRKVKDYDKVDRFFFFGDVKESNWKVGVAVSVDYTVGAIDNAIHYTILATIIVLIVTIILSLYISNSITKPIVKTVAIAENIGNLNLLDEIDEKDLKRKDEIGQMYNSYQNIIDKLKVFMKDMEESIRTNQQVYENTIEKLNYLVNQAEDTSATTEELSAGMEETSATTISINESATEIDKAIADFAEKVEEGATTSSEISTKADTLSNQFNEAKDNTKEIYASTRKEIEDAIESSKEVEKINVLSNAILEITDQTSLLALNAAIEAARAGETGRGFAVVADEIRKLAENSNATVVEIQAVTEGITKAVSQLVNNTTKLVNFLESDIMGDYEMMVEAISQYKDDGSSLNNIISDLSATSEELAASINQISMSMNDISITVEESTTATTNIANMNMNIVEAINNINDIMEKNKEVSDKLEEIVSQVKF is encoded by the coding sequence ATGAAGTTAAAGGGGAAAATAGTATTATTTACAGTACTAATATGTGTTGTTAGTATTTTATCTGTATCTATTATTAACTATGAATTGTCAATTAAAAAATTAGAGGAGGAGGTTAATGAAAAGGTTCAAATTGAAACTATTGGCGTTGCTAAAGATATAGATAAGTGGATGGCAATGCAAAAAGATTCATTATATGAAATATCAGAGAATATGATTGTTAATAATAATTTTGAATATGATTTTGCTCGTGATTATTTAAAGAAAGCTGGCGAAAGAAATTCTGGCAATTTATATTATATGTCTTTTTCTGATAAAGAGTTTATAGATGGGTCAGGGTGGATACCAGATAGTAGCTTTGATCCTACATCTAGGGATTGGTATGTTGAGGCTATTGGAAATAATGATTTCTATATATCAGAACCTTATGTAGATGCGAGAACAAAAGGTATGGTTATTACTATTTCAAAGGCTTTTAAAACACTTAGTGGAAGAACTGGTGTTGTAGCTAGTGATATTCAAATTGATTATTTAGTTGATCTTATTTCTTCAGTAGAAGTTGGAGAAGGTTCATATGCGTTTTTAATGGATGATAAAGGTAATATTGTCACTCATCAAAATGAAGAGTTTAAAGCTAGTGAAGATGCTTCTATAAATGTTAATGATGTTCTAGATGGGAAACTTAATAATATAATTGAAAAAGAAAATATGGGTATAAGAAGTAGAAAAGTTAAAGACTATGATAAAGTAGATAGATTTTTCTTCTTTGGAGATGTTAAAGAATCTAATTGGAAAGTAGGAGTTGCTGTTTCTGTAGACTATACTGTAGGAGCTATTGACAATGCTATTCACTACACAATATTGGCAACAATAATAGTATTGATAGTAACTATAATTTTATCTTTGTATATTTCCAATTCAATCACAAAACCAATAGTTAAAACAGTTGCAATTGCTGAAAACATAGGAAATTTAAATCTATTAGATGAAATAGATGAAAAGGATCTAAAGAGAAAAGATGAAATAGGACAAATGTACAATTCCTATCAAAATATAATTGATAAACTAAAGGTATTTATGAAGGATATGGAAGAATCTATCCGCACTAACCAACAGGTATATGAAAATACTATAGAAAAATTGAACTACTTAGTAAATCAAGCAGAAGATACCTCAGCAACTACAGAAGAATTGTCAGCAGGAATGGAAGAAACTTCAGCAACAACTATATCCATAAATGAATCAGCAACTGAAATAGACAAGGCTATTGCAGATTTTGCAGAAAAAGTAGAAGAAGGGGCAACTACCTCAAGTGAAATAAGTACTAAGGCAGATACATTAAGTAATCAGTTCAATGAAGCTAAAGATAATACCAAGGAAATATATGCTAGTACAAGAAAAGAAATAGAAGATGCAATAGAATCCTCCAAGGAAGTAGAAAAGATAAATGTATTATCAAATGCAATATTAGAGATAACCGACCAAACAAGCTTACTTGCATTAAATGCAGCTATAGAGGCAGCAAGAGCAGGGGAAACAGGAAGAGGATTTGCAGTTGTAGCAGATGAGATTAGAAAGCTTGCAGAAAACTCCAATGCAACAGTAGTAGAAATCCAAGCTGTAACCGAAGGAATAACTAAAGCAGTAAGTCAATTAGTAAACAATACCACTAAATTAGTGAACTTCTTAGAAAGTGATATAATGGGTGACTATGAAATGATGGTAGAGGCTATAAGTCAATACAAAGATGATGGTTCTTCACTTAACAATATTATCTCAGATTTGTCAGCAACATCAGAAGAATTAGCAGCTTCAATAAATCAAATATCCATGTCCATGAACGATATATCTATAACAGTAGAAGAATCAACAACTGCAACAACCAATATAGCAAATATGAATATGAACATAGTAGAAGCTATAAATAATATAAATGACATAATGGAAAAGAACAAAGAAGTATCAGATAAGTTAGAAGAAATAGTTTCACAAGTGAAATTTTAA
- a CDS encoding RNA polymerase sigma factor, whose protein sequence is MERYIEKELIKKLKKGKEEGYQIVLDTYGDRLMKTCYLILNDERECEDVVQETFLRVFKNIHSFNEKASLYTWIYRIAINLCKDSLRKRTFNLPYDDGLEIETLETVEDAISDSIDRKVLRQELLKLPPIYKEVLVLFYFEGLSIKEISEINGEKEGTIKSKLSRGRNKLKESLLKGGHFVEG, encoded by the coding sequence ATGGAGAGGTATATAGAAAAAGAGCTAATAAAAAAACTTAAGAAGGGTAAAGAAGAAGGTTATCAAATAGTGCTAGATACATATGGAGATAGACTTATGAAGACTTGCTATCTAATCCTTAATGATGAAAGAGAATGTGAAGATGTGGTACAGGAAACTTTCTTAAGGGTTTTTAAAAACATTCACAGTTTTAATGAAAAAGCCTCTCTTTATACTTGGATTTACAGGATTGCTATTAATCTATGTAAAGATAGTTTAAGAAAAAGGACCTTCAATCTTCCTTATGATGATGGTCTAGAGATAGAAACATTAGAAACAGTTGAGGATGCTATATCTGATAGCATTGATAGAAAAGTGTTAAGGCAAGAACTATTGAAATTACCACCAATATATAAAGAGGTATTAGTATTATTTTATTTTGAAGGATTGTCCATAAAGGAAATAAGTGAAATTAATGGTGAAAAGGAAGGTACTATTAAGAGTAAATTATCAAGAGGAAGAAATAAGCTTAAAGAATCTCTATTGAAGGGAGGACATTTTGTTGAAGGATAA
- a CDS encoding RNA-binding domain-containing protein — MDLAELQAIVRLGDDSKTQFKQSINSSDALAAEISAFANTKGGKLIIGVNDDGDIVGLSSDEVKVLNQMISNVCSQKIDPSISVTTENIGYGEKIVVVINVPMGTNKFYMANGKDIWIKMGSDKRRAKREELKRLLQESAHLFADEQPVEFTNIKDLDMDLINSFIETRFRENIEKISIPLDKVLNNMKVMHDDKCTLAGLLLFGKNYNPILSQYGIGAVSWYGNDLSGTEYRDSEDIKGNVLKQYKDGMAFLKRQLRKIQKGQSFNSLGILEIPEIALEEALVNAIVHRNYYISSNIRLLVFDNRVEIISPGTLPNTLDVEVIKMGVHVVRNPILLSHIKDIKGIPYRGMGTGVSRIIKSCNEVNVSVEFFNEVEKNQFRIVFWRE, encoded by the coding sequence ATGGATTTAGCTGAATTACAAGCAATTGTACGACTAGGAGATGATAGCAAAACTCAGTTTAAGCAATCTATAAATAGTTCTGATGCACTTGCAGCAGAGATTTCAGCTTTTGCCAATACTAAAGGTGGCAAATTAATAATTGGAGTAAATGATGATGGTGATATTGTTGGTTTATCTTCTGATGAAGTAAAAGTGTTAAACCAGATGATATCTAATGTATGTTCTCAAAAAATAGATCCATCTATTTCTGTGACTACTGAGAACATTGGATACGGAGAGAAAATAGTTGTTGTTATTAATGTGCCAATGGGAACTAATAAGTTTTATATGGCTAATGGCAAAGATATATGGATAAAGATGGGTTCGGATAAGAGAAGAGCAAAACGTGAAGAATTAAAGCGATTATTACAAGAGTCAGCTCACTTATTTGCTGATGAACAGCCAGTTGAATTTACAAATATTAAGGATTTAGATATGGATTTGATAAATAGTTTTATTGAAACGAGATTTAGAGAAAACATTGAAAAAATTTCGATTCCTTTAGATAAAGTATTGAATAATATGAAGGTAATGCATGATGATAAATGTACATTAGCTGGATTACTTTTATTTGGGAAAAACTACAATCCTATTTTGTCTCAATATGGAATTGGCGCTGTATCTTGGTACGGAAATGATTTAAGTGGAACTGAATATAGAGACAGTGAAGATATTAAGGGAAATGTTTTAAAGCAGTATAAGGATGGTATGGCCTTTTTAAAAAGGCAACTTAGAAAAATTCAGAAGGGACAAAGCTTCAATAGTTTAGGAATTCTTGAAATTCCTGAAATTGCATTAGAAGAGGCATTAGTGAATGCAATTGTACACAGAAACTATTATATTAGTAGTAATATAAGGTTGTTAGTTTTTGATAATAGAGTTGAAATAATTAGTCCCGGGACATTGCCAAATACATTAGATGTTGAAGTTATAAAGATGGGAGTTCATGTAGTTAGAAATCCTATATTATTATCTCATATAAAGGATATTAAAGGTATACCTTATAGAGGCATGGGTACGGGAGTTTCAAGAATTATAAAGAGTTGTAATGAAGTAAATGTATCTGTTGAATTTTTCAATGAAGTTGAAAAAAATCAATTTAGAATTGTGTTTTGGAGGGAGTAA
- a CDS encoding DUF3343 domain-containing protein has product MQRNYILFNNHTNGLKLESFLKKNNIKYTISPTPRKLSTSCGISIMYKKEDEQKIKKIVKENDIEVKGFYTI; this is encoded by the coding sequence TTGCAAAGAAACTACATTCTTTTTAATAATCACACCAATGGATTGAAGCTAGAATCATTTCTTAAGAAGAATAATATAAAATATACCATATCACCTACCCCGAGAAAACTATCGACAAGCTGTGGTATATCGATTATGTATAAAAAGGAAGATGAACAAAAGATAAAAAAGATAGTCAAAGAAAATGATATAGAAGTAAAAGGATTTTATACAATATAA
- a CDS encoding methyl-accepting chemotaxis protein — protein MKLKGKIVLFTVLICIFSILSVSIIDYMGSIKKLEEEVNEKVQLETMSIAKDIDKWMAIQKDTLYDVVDSIVFNNNYEYDYLHNYLIKANDRYPEKDHYILLSDGFYADAIGWVPDDVNDIATQSWYTESIGNDQVFVSEPYFGLALSKMVVTISKSFKTLDGREGSVGCDILLDSLVNLISSVEVGEGSYAFLIDNEGNIVTHLNEEFNAGENKSTNINDILGGKLNNILEKENMGIKDRKIKDYDGVDRFFFFEDVKESDWKVGVAVSVDHTVGAIDNTIHNTILATIIVLIVTIILSLYISNSITKPIVKTVAIAENIGNLNLLDKIDEKDLNRKDEIGQMYKSYQNIIDKLKVFMKDMEESILTNQQVYENTIEKLNYLVNQAEDTSATTEELSAGMEETSATVISINESANEVDNAISDFTEKVEEGAITSSEISSKADVLSSQFNKARNNTKGVYASTRKEIENAIKSSKEVEKINVLSNAILEITDQTSLLALNAAIEAARAGESGRGFAVVADEIRKLAENSNSTVVEIQAVTESITKVVSQLVNNTTKLINFLESDIMGDYEMAVDAVAQYKDDGSSLNNIISDVSATSEELAASINQISMSMNDISITVEESTTATTNIANMNMNIVEAINNINDIMEKNKEVSDKLEEIVSQVKF, from the coding sequence ATGAAGTTAAAGGGTAAAATTGTATTGTTTACCGTATTGATTTGTATTTTTAGTATTTTATCTGTTTCAATAATTGATTATATGGGATCAATTAAGAAACTAGAAGAAGAAGTTAATGAAAAAGTACAGCTTGAAACTATGAGTATAGCTAAGGATATAGACAAATGGATGGCTATACAAAAAGATACGCTTTATGATGTAGTAGATAGTATAGTTTTTAACAATAATTATGAATATGATTATCTTCATAATTATTTAATAAAAGCTAATGATAGATATCCTGAAAAGGATCATTACATACTTCTTTCGGATGGTTTTTATGCAGATGCAATTGGCTGGGTACCAGATGATGTTAATGATATAGCTACACAAAGCTGGTATACAGAATCCATTGGAAATGATCAGGTTTTTGTATCAGAACCATACTTTGGTCTTGCATTATCTAAGATGGTTGTTACTATTTCCAAATCTTTCAAAACACTTGATGGAAGAGAAGGTTCTGTAGGTTGTGATATTCTTCTCGATAGTTTAGTTAATTTAATATCTTCAGTAGAGGTAGGAGAAGGTTCATATGCATTTTTAATTGATAATGAGGGAAATATTGTTACTCACTTGAATGAGGAATTTAATGCAGGTGAAAATAAATCTACTAATATAAACGATATACTAGGTGGAAAACTTAATAATATACTGGAAAAAGAAAATATGGGTATTAAGGATAGAAAAATTAAAGACTATGATGGAGTCGATAGGTTTTTCTTCTTTGAAGATGTTAAAGAATCTGATTGGAAAGTAGGAGTTGCTGTTTCAGTAGACCATACTGTAGGAGCTATTGACAATACTATTCACAATACAATATTGGCAACAATAATAGTGTTGATAGTAACTATTATTTTATCTTTGTATATTTCCAATTCAATCACAAAACCAATAGTTAAAACAGTAGCAATTGCTGAAAACATAGGAAATTTGAATCTATTAGACAAAATAGATGAAAAGGATCTAAACAGAAAAGATGAAATAGGTCAAATGTACAAATCCTATCAAAATATAATTGATAAACTAAAGGTATTTATGAAGGATATGGAAGAATCTATTCTCACTAACCAACAGGTATATGAAAATACTATAGAAAAATTAAACTATTTAGTAAATCAAGCAGAAGACACCTCAGCAACTACGGAAGAATTGTCAGCAGGAATGGAAGAGACATCGGCAACGGTCATATCTATAAATGAATCTGCCAATGAAGTAGATAATGCTATTTCAGATTTTACAGAAAAAGTAGAAGAAGGTGCAATTACTTCAAGTGAAATAAGCTCAAAGGCAGATGTGTTAAGTAGTCAATTCAATAAAGCAAGGAACAATACCAAGGGTGTATATGCAAGTACAAGGAAAGAAATAGAAAATGCTATAAAGTCTTCAAAAGAAGTAGAAAAGATAAATGTATTATCAAATGCCATATTAGAGATAACCGATCAAACAAGCCTACTTGCATTAAATGCAGCTATAGAGGCGGCAAGAGCAGGAGAATCAGGAAGAGGGTTTGCAGTTGTAGCAGATGAGATTAGAAAGCTAGCAGAAAACTCCAATTCAACTGTAGTAGAAATCCAAGCTGTAACTGAAAGTATAACAAAGGTTGTAAGCCAATTGGTAAACAATACTACTAAATTAATAAACTTCTTAGAAAGTGATATAATGGGTGACTATGAAATGGCAGTAGATGCTGTAGCACAATACAAGGATGATGGTTCTTCACTTAACAATATTATCTCAGATGTGTCAGCAACATCAGAAGAATTAGCAGCTTCAATAAATCAAATATCCATGTCCATGAACGATATATCTATAACAGTAGAAGAATCAACAACTGCAACAACCAATATAGCGAATATGAATATGAACATAGTAGAAGCTATAAATAATATAAATGACATAATGGAAAAGAACAAAGAAGTATCAGACAAGCTAGAGGAAATAGTTTCTCAAGTTAAATTTTAA
- a CDS encoding glycosyltransferase family 2 protein: MYKNKYISVNEKFWLSHLFAFLWMVFSIVVSIPWLNDLASIVGKPIALLIIAGIGYIPGYINLFTLASLLLDRQPGFKTINPLDPVTIIIACRNEEKCIADTLYYIKKQDYEGEIHVIIVDNGSTDKTSDIALNTGRDLNLSFEILFEDNLGKYNALNKALEYVKTDYVITLDADTLLHKSAVRYIISRITSSPEDVCAVAGAVLVRNGRRNLVTRLQEWDYFLGIASIKRMQGLYQGTLVAQGAYSVYKTEALKIVGGWSNAIGEDIILTWNFLKEDMKVYFEPLAVAFTEVPTTLRHLYRQRSRWARGMIEALKIIMPWNHPIKYVRYLTGVNLVMPYLDIVYTFCWIPGLIFAFFGKFWIVGPMTLFVIPIALLQNYILYRYQSEVFKNLKLKIRKNHFGFILYVLTYQMLMSPMSLLGYIQEIFLLKRNWK, from the coding sequence ATGTATAAAAATAAGTATATAAGTGTTAATGAAAAGTTTTGGTTAAGTCATCTGTTTGCTTTTTTATGGATGGTGTTTTCTATTGTAGTATCTATACCTTGGTTAAATGATTTAGCTAGTATAGTAGGTAAACCTATTGCTTTATTAATTATTGCAGGTATAGGGTACATACCTGGGTATATCAATTTGTTTACGTTAGCAAGTTTACTTTTAGATCGTCAACCTGGTTTTAAGACAATAAACCCCTTAGATCCTGTAACAATTATAATAGCTTGTAGAAATGAAGAAAAATGTATAGCGGATACATTATACTATATTAAAAAACAAGATTATGAAGGAGAAATTCATGTTATTATAGTAGATAATGGATCAACTGATAAAACATCAGATATAGCATTGAATACTGGAAGGGATTTAAATTTAAGTTTTGAGATATTATTTGAGGACAACCTTGGCAAATATAATGCTTTAAATAAAGCTTTAGAATATGTAAAAACTGATTATGTAATTACACTCGATGCTGATACATTGCTTCATAAGTCAGCTGTACGTTATATTATTTCACGTATTACATCTTCTCCAGAAGATGTTTGTGCCGTCGCTGGTGCAGTATTAGTACGAAATGGCAGGCGAAATTTGGTAACAAGGCTTCAGGAATGGGATTATTTTTTAGGTATTGCAAGTATAAAGAGAATGCAAGGCTTATACCAAGGTACATTAGTTGCTCAAGGGGCCTATTCTGTTTATAAAACAGAAGCATTAAAAATTGTCGGTGGTTGGTCTAATGCTATTGGAGAAGATATTATATTGACTTGGAATTTTTTAAAAGAAGATATGAAGGTATATTTTGAACCTTTAGCTGTAGCATTTACAGAAGTGCCAACTACTTTAAGGCATCTATATAGACAGAGAAGCCGTTGGGCAAGAGGTATGATTGAGGCTTTAAAGATTATTATGCCATGGAATCATCCAATAAAATATGTACGGTATTTAACAGGTGTGAATCTTGTTATGCCTTATTTAGATATAGTTTATACTTTTTGCTGGATTCCTGGATTGATTTTTGCGTTTTTTGGTAAGTTTTGGATCGTTGGTCCAATGACATTATTCGTTATTCCTATAGCTTTATTACAAAATTACATTCTCTATAGATATCAAAGTGAAGTATTTAAAAATCTCAAATTAAAAATTCGCAAAAATCATTTTGGTTTTATTTTGTATGTTCTAACTTATCAAATGCTTATGAGTCCAATGTCCTTGTTAGGATATATTCAAGAAATATTTCTTTTAAAACGTAATTGGAAGTAA
- a CDS encoding double-cubane-cluster-containing anaerobic reductase, producing MADYRDMWKDLNVDLEKHDQLCEILPELYGETYLTQENRPEGMNYFNYVVAEVHGARIQELEEHKKNGRKIIGTFCVFVPDEVILAANAVSVGLCAGSQFWIEDGERVLPRNLCPLIKAFTGAKIGRTCPYFQSCDLLVGETTCDGKKKAWEVLKDYTPVHVMELPQMKRPQNYEQWAEEIKLFIERIEELTGNKVTVEGLQKAIKLNNRKRRALKRLYDLRKNTPTPISGLDVLLISQIAFYDEPERFIEKVNELCDELEERVKTMKPNGKKRIMITGTPMALPNWKMHSIVEGLDAEIVLEETCTGTRYFENEVAEDGETLDEILKNLADRYMGVNCACFTPNDGRIDDILKYAKEYNVDGVINYNLSFCHTYAIEYSQVEKALKEKNIPVMMIETDYSTEDTGQIKTRVEAFLEMI from the coding sequence ATGGCTGACTACAGAGATATGTGGAAAGATTTAAATGTGGATTTAGAGAAACATGATCAATTATGTGAGATCCTTCCAGAATTATATGGAGAAACCTATTTGACACAGGAAAATAGGCCAGAAGGGATGAACTATTTTAATTATGTAGTAGCAGAAGTTCATGGCGCAAGAATTCAAGAACTTGAAGAACATAAGAAAAATGGTCGTAAGATAATAGGTACATTTTGCGTATTTGTTCCTGATGAAGTAATATTAGCAGCTAATGCTGTTAGTGTAGGACTATGTGCAGGAAGTCAATTCTGGATTGAAGATGGAGAAAGAGTACTACCAAGGAATCTATGTCCATTAATCAAAGCTTTTACTGGTGCAAAGATAGGCAGGACTTGCCCATATTTCCAATCTTGTGATTTATTGGTTGGGGAAACTACTTGTGATGGAAAGAAAAAAGCTTGGGAAGTGTTAAAGGATTATACTCCTGTTCATGTAATGGAATTGCCTCAAATGAAGAGACCCCAAAACTATGAACAATGGGCAGAAGAGATAAAATTATTTATTGAAAGAATAGAAGAACTTACAGGGAACAAGGTAACAGTTGAAGGATTACAAAAGGCTATAAAGTTAAACAATAGAAAGAGAAGAGCATTAAAGAGATTGTATGATCTAAGAAAAAATACTCCAACTCCTATTAGTGGATTAGATGTGTTACTAATTTCACAAATAGCATTTTATGATGAACCTGAAAGATTTATAGAAAAGGTAAATGAATTATGTGATGAATTAGAAGAAAGAGTTAAAACTATGAAACCTAATGGAAAGAAGAGAATAATGATAACTGGTACACCTATGGCATTACCAAACTGGAAGATGCATTCAATAGTGGAAGGATTAGATGCTGAAATAGTATTAGAAGAAACTTGTACAGGTACTAGATATTTTGAAAATGAAGTAGCTGAAGATGGAGAAACATTAGATGAAATCCTTAAGAATTTGGCAGATAGATACATGGGTGTAAACTGTGCCTGTTTCACTCCTAATGATGGAAGAATAGATGATATATTGAAATATGCAAAAGAATATAATGTTGATGGAGTAATAAACTATAACCTATCTTTCTGTCATACTTATGCAATTGAATACAGCCAAGTAGAAAAAGCATTGAAAGAAAAAAATATACCAGTAATGATGATAGAAACAGATTATTCAACGGAAGATACTGGTCAAATTAAAACAAGGGTTGAAGCATTTTTGGAGATGATTTAA
- a CDS encoding methyl-accepting chemotaxis protein translates to MKLKGKIVLFTVLICVISILSVSIINYELSIKKLEEEVNDKVQLEAMGIAKDVDKWMALQKDSIYEVIESMVISNDLEYEFIRNFLDKAVQRNAGNAYFLSFSDKSFVSASGWIPDSSYDPTSKDWFIEAIDNDDFYISEPAIDARTGEMVITISKSFKTLDGRTGVVGSDINIDYLVDLISSVEVGEGSYAFLMDDKGNIVTHENEEFKPSEDASINVNDVLGGKLNNIIEKENMGIRSRKVKDYDKVDRFFFFNDAFESNWKVGVAVSVDHTVGAIDNAIHYTILATIIVLIVTIILSLYISNSITKPIVKTVAIAENIGNLNLLDEIDEKDLKRKDEIGQMYNSYQNIIDKLKVFMKDMEESIRTNQQVYENTIEKLNYLVNQAEDTSATTEELSAGMEETSATTISINESATEIDKAIADFAEKVEEGATTSSEISTKADTLSNQFNEAKDNTKEIYASTRKEIEDAIESSKEVEKINVLSNAILEITDQTSLLALNAAIEAARAGETGRGFAVVADEIRKLAENSNSTVVEIQSVTESITRVVSQLVNNTTKLINFLESDIMGDYEMMVEAVEHYKDDGSSLNNIISDLSATSEELAASINQISMSMNDISITVEESTTATTNIANMNMNIVEAINNINDIMEKNKEVSDKLEEIVSQVKY, encoded by the coding sequence ATGAAACTGAAAGGAAAAATAGTATTATTCACCGTACTAATATGCGTTATTAGTATTTTATCTGTATCTATTATTAACTATGAATTGTCAATTAAAAAATTAGAGGAGGAGGTTAATGACAAAGTTCAACTTGAAGCTATGGGTATAGCCAAAGATGTTGACAAGTGGATGGCATTGCAAAAGGATTCTATTTATGAAGTAATAGAAAGTATGGTTATTAGTAATGATTTAGAATATGAATTTATTCGAAATTTTTTAGACAAGGCTGTTCAGAGAAATGCAGGAAATGCTTACTTTTTATCATTTTCTGACAAATCTTTTGTATCTGCATCAGGATGGATTCCTGACAGTAGCTATGATCCTACATCTAAGGACTGGTTTATTGAAGCTATTGATAATGATGATTTTTACATATCTGAGCCCGCTATAGATGCGAGGACCGGAGAAATGGTTATCACTATATCTAAGTCTTTCAAGACCCTTGATGGAAGAACTGGCGTTGTAGGTAGTGATATTAATATTGATTATTTAGTTGATCTTATCTCTTCAGTAGAAGTTGGAGAAGGTTCATATGCGTTTTTAATGGATGATAAAGGGAATATTGTCACTCATGAGAATGAAGAGTTTAAGCCTAGCGAAGATGCTTCTATAAATGTTAATGATGTTCTAGGTGGAAAACTTAATAATATAATTGAAAAAGAAAATATGGGTATAAGAAGTAGAAAAGTTAAAGACTATGATAAAGTAGATAGATTTTTCTTCTTTAACGATGCATTTGAATCTAATTGGAAAGTAGGAGTTGCTGTTTCTGTAGACCATACTGTAGGAGCTATTGACAATGCTATTCACTACACAATATTGGCAACAATAATAGTATTGATAGTAACTATAATTTTATCTTTGTATATTTCCAATTCAATCACAAAACCAATAGTTAAAACAGTTGCAATTGCTGAAAACATAGGAAATTTAAATCTATTAGATGAAATAGATGAAAAGGATCTAAAGAGAAAAGATGAAATAGGACAAATGTACAATTCCTATCAAAATATAATTGATAAACTAAAGGTATTTATGAAGGATATGGAAGAATCTATCCGCACTAACCAACAGGTATATGAAAATACTATAGAAAAATTGAACTACTTAGTAAATCAAGCAGAAGATACCTCAGCAACTACAGAAGAATTGTCAGCAGGAATGGAAGAAACTTCAGCAACAACTATATCCATAAATGAATCAGCAACTGAAATAGACAAGGCTATTGCAGATTTTGCAGAAAAAGTAGAAGAAGGGGCAACTACCTCAAGTGAAATAAGTACTAAGGCAGATACATTAAGTAATCAGTTCAATGAAGCTAAAGATAATACCAAGGAAATATATGCTAGTACAAGAAAAGAAATAGAAGATGCAATAGAATCCTCCAAGGAAGTAGAAAAGATAAATGTATTATCAAATGCCATATTAGAGATAACCGACCAAACAAGCCTACTTGCATTAAATGCAGCTATAGAGGCAGCAAGAGCAGGCGAAACAGGAAGAGGATTTGCAGTTGTAGCAGATGAGATTAGAAAGCTTGCAGAAAACTCCAATTCAACTGTAGTAGAAATTCAGTCTGTAACTGAAAGCATAACTAGAGTTGTAAGTCAATTAGTAAACAATACTACTAAATTAATAAACTTCTTAGAAAGTGATATAATGGGTGACTATGAAATGATGGTAGAGGCTGTAGAACATTATAAGGATGATGGTTCTTCACTTAACAATATTATCTCAGATTTGTCAGCAACATCAGAAGAATTAGCAGCTTCAATAAATCAAATATCCATGTCCATGAACGATATATCTATAACAGTAGAAGAATCAACAACTGCAACAACCAATATAGCGAATATGAATATGAACATAGTAGAAGCTATAAATAATATAAATGACATAATGGAAAAGAACAAAGAAGTATCAGACAAGCTAGAGGAAATAGTTTCTCAAGTGAAATACTAG